Part of the Denticeps clupeoides chromosome 3, fDenClu1.1, whole genome shotgun sequence genome, CATCCTTCTCGCTagctctttgtctttgttcgcTGCCTCAAATGTGCCTCATTCAGTTCATCTTGGCCCTGAGAAGTCCCTGCTGGCATCCCTGCTGGATGTAAGAGATGTTGGCTTGTAGCCTGTGATTGTCCCCCCAAACCCATCAATGATGAAGGATTCTTGCCCCTGCTGGCATGGAGAGACCAGCCGTCTGCATTGCTAGCCCATTCTTCCACACAAACTGTTTTTAAATCTTGATGGTTCCTTAGACCTCTTGAAACTTTGATCTTCAGTTCTCTCCATATATTTCCAATGGGTTttaggtcaggtgattgactgggccattcaagcaacttgatttttttcctttgaaaccacttcatgtttttttttggccttgtGATTGAGATCGTTGTCTTGCTGAATTGTCCACCCTCTTCCTGGTATATGGCAGCAGATTTTTATCCGTAATGTCCCGGTACATCTCTCCATTCATCCTGCCTTCAATAATATGAAGTTTGCCAGTGCCCCTTGctgaaaagcagccccaaatCATGATGCCTCCACCCCCAAACTGTTGGTACGGTGTTCTCTCCGAACATGGCTGTAGCTGCCACATGTTGTAACGGTTAAAGGTTGTAATATCCtaggtggaacacagggtggcACATGCAAGTATAAAGGTAGCAAACTCTATGTTGTTGGCAGGTGTTTGACCCGGAAGGGCAAAGGGTTTTTAACCGCTTGCATGAACGCTACACCAGCGCTTATGTACCGCCAACTGCTGAAGTAACCGGTGATATCTGCTATGTGCTttttggaataaatggacattgTATTAGACATCAAGATTCGTTTAATTGTGTAACATATAACAAGACCAAAAGAGTATAGCAATGTTACATCAAGCACGTCAGCCAGGCCACGTCACGTGTCAGGCACCTCCTTTAAACTTctttaaaaatggcatttaCTCTCCAAACATGGTGTGTACAATCTACCCAGAAGTTATATTTTGCTTTCATTGGGCCTTACTATAGTCTCTCAATCATCCACAGGCTTCTCCAAATGCTGTTTCGCAACCTTTAAGCCTCAACATGCTTTTTGTTCAGCAGTGAATTCTTGCGTATTGAGTGTACATGGATGCCATGGCGGTTCGGTGCATTGCTTATAGTACCTActgatgcatttacatttacagcatttatcagacggccttatccagagcgacttacaatcagtagttacagggacagtccccctggagcaacttaaggttaagtgtcttgctcagggacacaatggtagtaagtgggatttgaacctgggtacatttacattttacatttacagcatttatcagacgcccttatccagagcgacttacaatcagtagttacagggacagtctccctggagcaacttagggttaagtgtcttgctcagagacacaatggtagtaagtgggatttgagcctgggtcttctggttcataggcgagtgtgttacccactaggctactacctgggtcttctggttcacaggcctgggtcttctgggtctggtcttctggatcacaggcgagtgtcttaaccactagactactaccaccctatgcaaGGTCTTGCTGAAGCTCTGGTTCTTGGCTCTTGGAGAACTCTCCTGATTATTCTTTGGACTCCTCGGAGAGGGATATTACATGAAGCACCTGATCGTGGCCAGTTTATGGTGAACTGATGATCTTTCCATTTCCAAATAATGGCCGCCACAGTGCTCACAGTGACTTTAGATTACGGAGATCTTGGCAGAGTTCTTTGATTTTACCCATCATGAAGTCTTTCATGTGCCTCCTGGGTAATGAGAATCATTTATAGGCCACTGATTAAGACTAAATTAGTTGATCCCAATTAATACTGTTAGAATGCAGGGTTTCTCTCTCAAAACTGACAGATTTCAGGTGATCTCctgaccatgacactgactacatcctggactcctccaaccctacaactgtaggactatatcatccccaaccctgcactgacaccatttgctggctcactctaccctggaagggggtccctctctctatcactccttcccaaggtttcttcctttctttttttctctgtcctagagtttttttgtgtggagtttttccttgtgtgcagaagggtcaagtgtggggggtgtcaactgtagggcctgtcaaagcccattgagacatactgtatgtgattttgggctatataagaaataaatgttgtttgtaGGCTTTATAAGCACCTTGTTATCTTCATGTGTTCAATATGTATTCCCTGAGTCATTTCACTTTAGTTATGATGATTCAACTTGTATATGTTCTGatttctttgtatgaattcaatatttggtACATCTAGTGGAAAAATTGTGTCAATTGCCCACTTAGAAATTCCCTTACCGATAAGAATGCTGATGtgaatacttattttccccgtTGTATGTGAATAAACAGttgcagtatttttttaatcaactaACAACCAAAGTTTATTTAGTTGCCAGATTGGAGTGAATGCACTCCTTGCCTTCAACAGCAAGAGACTGAGTTGGGGTTTGTGGGAGACATGAAGGGCAGCTTTCTAGCATggtagaggaagaagaggggtTGGAAGGCAGTTCTGGGAATGGAGAAGGCAGTGCATGTAGAGTACAGGCAGAAGTAAAGCAATGCATTTCgaatattcataaaaaacatgttgaaAACATATGATATTAGAGCAGGGAGGAAGCTGACAGTGATGACTATGAAGATGATAAGCACAGTGATGAAGGCTCTCTTCTTCACAGGGTGCATGCTGTCGCGGGCCACGGGGCCAGAGTCCATCAGGGCTTTGAGCAGCGACAGGTtgcagaagatgatgaggaggaagcaACCAATGCAAACTGTGAAAGTGATGGAATTACCTATCTTATATTGACTTTTATCTGTAATGGCATCTATAGCATAGGACAGAGCACAGGACCATATTACAACAATGCTGAGGATCCTTAGCTTGTTGTCACGGAGACGCATGAAGGCGGTCGGGTGCAGGACCGCTACGTAACGGTCCAAACAGATACAGGCAAGGAGAGGCGGCACGCCCAACTCATTCAGgcgaaaagaaaaataaatgaagctgGTTGCTGCATCACTGCTATTTTCAATATAGCGCATTATTATTTCAATTGGGAGAGACACACAGTACATTGCATCCGTGACGGCTAGGCTGCCAGtatagaggtcagaggtcgacCGCACCACCTGGGCCCACAGCAGGATCCACAACACCCTCAGGTTGGCTGGGAATCCCAGAAGAGCAGTTAGGATTTCCATGGACTGCCTGAAGTAGGCCTGACCTCTATTTAGAGTACATCCACCAAATAAGCT contains:
- the LOC114785454 gene encoding P2Y purinoceptor 3-like; the protein is MPIFSPKIFSMIDGNSSLTLSADALNFSFFKNSSDLYSLFGGCTLNRGQAYFRQSMEILTALLGFPANLRVLWILLWAQVVRSTSDLYTGSLAVTDAMYCVSLPIEIIMRYIENSSDAATSFIYFSFRLNELGVPPLLACICLDRYVAVLHPTAFMRLRDNKLRILSIVVIWSCALSYAIDAITDKSQYKIGNSITFTVCIGCFLLIIFCNLSLLKALMDSGPVARDSMHPVKKRAFITVLIIFIVITVSFLPALISYVFNMFFMNIRNALLYFCLYSTCTAFSIPRTAFQPLFFLYHARKLPFMSPTNPNSVSCC